AAGTTCGGCTACAAGAACGCGCTCGAAATCCCGAAGATCGAGAAGATCACGCTCAACATGGGCGTCGGCGAAGCGAGCCAGGACAAGAAGAAGGTCCAGACCGCCGCCGCGGAAATGGAGCTGATCGCCGGCCAGAAGCCCGTGATCACCAAGGCGAAGAAGTCGATCGCGCAGTTCAAGCTGCGTGAAGGCATGCCGATCGGTTGCAAGGTTACCCTGCGCCGCGAACGCATGTACGAATTTCTCGACCGCCTGGTCACCATCGCGATGCCCCGTATCCGCGACTTCCGTGGTCTGAACCCGAAGTCGTTCGACGGTCGCGGCAACTACGCGATGGGTCTGAAAGAGCAGATCATCTTCCCCGAGATCAGCTACGATCAGATCGAGAAGGTGCGTGGCATGGACATCATCGTCACCACCACCGCCAAGACGGACGAAGAAGCGCGAGAACTGCTGCGTCTTTTCGGTTTCCCGTTCCCGCAGGAAGCTGCTGAACAGCAGCAGGCCGCCTGAGCCAGAATTTAGGAAGAGCTTAAGTCCATGGCGAAACTGAGTTCGATCAACAAGAACGAGAAGCGCAAGAAGCTCGTTCAGAAGTATGCGGCCAAGTATGCCGCGCTGAAGGCCCAGGCCGACGACGAAGCGCTCGACGAAACCGAGCGCCTGATCGCGCGCCTCAAGATGGCGGAACTGCCGCGCAACGCGAACCCGACCCGGGTGCGCAACCGCTGCAACACCACCGGCCGCCCGCGTGGCTACTACCGCAAGTTCGGCCTGTGCCGCGTCGAGCTGCGCGACCTCGCCAACAAGGGGCTTATCCCCGGCGTGACCAAGTCGAGCTGGTAAGGATCATCCGATGGCATTGACCGACCCCCTGGGTGATATGCTCACCCGCATCCGCAACGGCCAGCAGGCGAAGAAGGACTCTGTCCTCTCGCCCGCGTCGAAGCTGCGCGCCCACGTGCTCGAGGTTCTCCAGCGCGAAGGCTACATCCGTGGCTTCAGCGAAGACAACACGGGCCTGCACCCGCAGCTTCGCATCGAGCTGAAGTATTTCGAGGGCCAGCCCGCGATCAAGCACGTGGCCCGTGTCTCCAAGCCTGGCCGCCGCGTCTATTCGGGTTCCAAGGAACTTCCGGTGGTGCGCAATGGCCTTGGCATCACCATCGTCTCGACGCCGAAGGGCGTGCTCTCGGATGCCGAGGCGCGCGCTGCCAACGTCGGCGGCGAAGTGCTGGCGGAGGTGTTCTGATGAGCCGCATCGGCAAAAGGCCGGTGACGATCCCGAGTGGCGTCACCGCGAACATCGCGGACGGCGTGCTGACCGTGAAAGGCCCCAAGGGCACGCTCACGCTCTCGCTGCGCGACGAAATCAGCTACACGGTGGAAGGCGACGCCATCATCGTGAAGCCGGCGAACGACACCAAGCAGGCGCGCGCCTTCTGGGGCATGCAGCGCACGCTGGTCGATAACCTCGTCACCGGCGTGACCCAGGGCTACACCAAGGTTCTGGAAATCACCGGTGTCGGCTATCGCGCCAACTCGCAGGGCAAGAACCTGAAGCTGCAGCTCGGCTACAGCCACGACGTCGATTTCGCCGTGCCGGAAGGCATCGAGATCAAGACCCCGGATAACACCACGGTCGAAATCTCGGGCATCGACAAGCAGAAGGTCGGCCAGGTAGCCGCCGAGATCCGCCGCTGGCGCAAGCCCGAACCCTACAAGGGCAAGGGCATCAAGTACCGCGGCGAGTACATCTTCCGCAAGGAAGGGAAGAAGAAGTAATGGCCAAGCTGTCTCTCTTCGATCGCCGCCGTCGCCGCGTCCGCACCGCGCTCAAGGCGCGCTCCGGTGGCCGTCCGCGCCTTTCGGTGCACCGCTCGGGTCGCCACATCTACGCCCAGATCATCGACGATGCCGCCGGCCGCACGCTGGCCGCCGCCTCGACGCTGGTGAAGGGCGAGAAGTCGATCGGCGCCAACGTCGACGCCGCAGCCAAGGTCGGCAAGGAAATCGCCGAGAAGGCGAAGGCCGCCGGCATCACCACCGTCGTGTTCGATCGCGGCGGCTTCCTGTTCCATGGCCGCGTCAAGGCGCTGGCTGACGCTGCCCGCGAAGGCGGCCTGGAGTTCTGAGCATGGCTGACGAAACCAACCTGGAAGGCGCAGCCGTCGCCGTCGAAGCCGGCGCTGGCGCCGGTGAGCAGCGTGAAGGTCGTCGCGGCCGTGGCCGTGGCGGTGATCGTGGCGAGCGCGGTGAGCGTGGCGGCCGTGGCCGTCGCGACGACCGTCGCGGTCGTGGCAACAACGAGGAAGAAGGTGGCGAGGAGCTGATCGAAAAGCTCGTCCACATCAACCGCGTTTCCAAGACCGTGAAGGGCGGCAAGCGCTTCGGCTTTGCCGCGCTGGTCGTGGTCGGCGATGGCAAGGGCCGCGTCGGCTTCGGGCATGGCAAGGCGCGCGAAGTGCCCGAAGCCATCACCAAGGCCACCGCTTCCGCCAAGAAGAAGATGGTCCGCGTTCCGCTGAAGGAAGGCCGCACCCTGCACCATGACGGCAAGGGCCGTTTCGGCGCGGGCAAGGTCAACGTCCGTTCGGCTCCGGCCGGTACCGGCATCATCGCCGGCGGTCCGATGCGCGCCGTCTTCGAAAGCCTGGGCGTTCACGACGTGGTGACCAAGTCGGTCGGCACCTCGAACCCCTACAACATGATCCGCGCTACCTTCGACGCGCTGCAGGACCAGACTTCGCCGAAGTCGGTCGCCCAGCGTCGCGGCAAGAAGGTCGCCGACCTGCTCGGTCGCGGTGGCGCCAGCGCGGTGGAGGCGGAAGCCGCCGCCGAAGCCATCGTGGAGTAAGAGACATGGCGAAGATCAAGATCAAGCAGATCGGCTCGCCGATCCGCCGCCCGGAAAGCCAGAAGAAGATTCTGGTCGGTCTGGGTCTCGGCAAGATGCACCGCGTGGTCGAGGTGGAAGACACCGCCGAAGTTCGCGGCGCGCTGGCCAAGCTGCCGCACATGGTGGCGGTGGTCGACTGAGCCGAGGGTTCGGGTGAACGCAATCAGAAGGCCCCGGTGGAAACGCCGGGGCCTTTCTTGTGTGACAGGATAGAGGGTTGCCCGCCGCGTCCGGCAGGGCGCTCGACTCGTCACGCTCCCGACGGTAAAATGCCAGACAGAGGGGCGGCGTGACGAATATTCCGGATCAGTTCTATAAATCGCGCACGACGGCGATCACCCTGTCGGTCGTTGCCTTTGCGGTCAGCTCGATCAGGCCGGAGAGCCTGCAGCAACTGAAAATATTCGACGTTCCCGTGGGATCGTTGAATACGCCCTTCCTGATTGTCGCGTTGCTGGCGGCAGCTGCGATCAGCCTGGCTTCGTTGTGGCTCAGTTATTACAACGCCATCAGACCCTATGTGCAGGGGCAGAATGAAATCGCCGAGCGGACGGCTCCCTATGAGCAACTCTACAAGAGGTTCGCGGCGGTAATCGACCAGATCGGCGCCCAGCAGCAATCGATCGAGGCGTTCGTGCACGATGCGGAGATCGCCAAAGCCTTGGAGACGCCCGATCGGATACCTAGCCGGGAGAGGCTTGCCCGAGCCGTTTCGGATGTCTGGCAGAAAGAGGATGCCAACTACGTGTGGCAGGCGCTGGAGAATCGAATAAGACTGCACATTCATGAAGATGGCTTAGCTAGCGTATTTGCTAGAGCTGTCGAGGAGACAGGGAGTGCAGCCTTGTTCGAGCGCATTAGCGAGCGTGTGGAAATGTTGCCATTCGCCGTCCAAGGGCGCGATATCGAAACGCTCCTACGGGTTTTGCAGGAGCAGGGGCCGCCAATGCTCGCCGAGTTGCGGGAGACGCGTGCGGGGTTCGACAAGCAACGGCGGTCCGTGAAGAACGCCATGCGCGCCTTGCGGGCGGAGGTCTTCTGGCTGGGCTTCTTGCTGCCCGCGTTGGTCTTCGGGATTGCCGCGCTGCATGGGATCGGCGCGTTGGGATTGCCGCTCGCGCCGTCGTTGCCGGAAGTTGTGCGAGAGTCATTGAGCTGATCGCAAAGCCCATTGTGGGGTGACAAGCCCCGCCGCTTCGCCTATGCGCGCCCATTCCATCAAGCGCGACTCAAAGCGAAAGCGAGTGCAAGACATGACCAAGCTGAACGATCTTCGTGACAACAATGGCGCCCGCAAGGGCCGGATGCGCGTCGGGCGCGGCATCGGTTCGGGCAAGGGCAAGACCGCCGGCCGCGGCCAGAAGGGCGCCAAGGCGCGTTCGGGCGTTTCGATTGCCGGATTCGAAGGCGGCCAGATGCCGCTGCACATGCGCCTGCCGAAGCGCGGCTTCAACAACATCTTCGCCAAGGACTATGCCGAGGTGAACCTGGGCCTGATCCAGAAGGCGATCGAGGCGGGCAAGCTCGATGCCGGTTCGGTGGTCGATCACGCGGCGCTCAAGGGCGCGGGCCTGGCCCGTGGCGGCAAGGACGGCGTGCGCCTGCTGGGCAAGGGCGAATTCTCGTCCAAGGTCAGCTTCAAGGTGGCCGGCGTCAGCAAGGGCGCCAAGGAAGCCGTCGAAAAGGCCGGCGGTTCGGTCGAAGTGATCGTCAAGGCCGCTCCCGCCGCCTGATTTATCGCTTGTTTCGGGCGCGGGGGTTCTTGCATCCCCGCGCCCGCACTATATGGGCTTGCTCATATAGTGAAGCGGGCCGGTTTTTCAGTCCGGCGCCACAGCGAGGCTTGAAACCCGAAAATGGCATCACGCGCCGATAACATCGCCAGCAACCTCAACCTGGCCAACTTCTCGAAGGCGACCGAGCTCAAGAAGCGCATCTGGTTCACGATCGGCGCGCTGATCGTTTTCCGCTTCCTCAGCTTCGTGCCGCTGCCGGGGGTGAACCCGCTGATCCTGGAATCGCTCTACGACCAGACGCGGGGCGGCATCCTTGATATCTTCAACGCCTTTTCGGGCGGTTCGCTCCAGCGCATGAGCCTGATCGCGCTGGGCGTGATGCCCTATATCACCGCCTCGATCGTGGTGCAGCTGGCCGCGTCGCTTCATCCGGCGCTGGCCGCGCTGAAGAAGGAAGGCGAAAGCGGGCGCAAGAAGCTGAACCAGTACACCCGCTATGGCGCGGTGTTCCTGACCGCTGTGCAGGGCTGGTTCCTCGCCTCGGGCCTTGAAGCCTATGGCGCGTCGAGCGGGCTGCAGGCGGTGGTCAATCCCGGCTACCTGTTCCGCGTCGGCGCGGTGGTCAGCCTGATCGGCGGCACGATGTTCCTGCTGTGGCTGGGCGAACAGATCACTTCGCGCGGGATCGGCAACGGCGTTTCGCTGATCATCATGGCCGGCATCGTCGCGCAGATGCCCAAGTTCATCTCGAACCTGTTCGAAGGTGGCCGCACCGGCTCGATCTCGCCCTTCGTGATCGCCGGCGTCACCGTGATGATCCTCGCGCTCGTGGTGATGATCTGCTTCATGGAGCGCGCCACCCGGCGCCTGCTGATCCAGTACCCCAAGCGCGCGACGCAGCGCGGCATGATGAATGCCGATCGCAGCCACCTGCCGCTGAAGATCAACACCGCCGGCGTCATCCCGCCGATCTTCGCCAGCTCGCTGCTGCTGCTGCCGCTGACCATCACGCAGTTCGCCGGCAACGCGCTGAAGCCGGATTCGGTGATGGGCAAGGTGGTGATCGCGCTGAACCAGTACCTTGGCCATGGCAAGCCGCTGTACATGCTGCTCTATGCGCTGGGCATCATCTTCTTCAGCTTCTTCTACACCGCCGTGGTGTTCAACCCCGAGGAAACCGCCGACAACCTGAAGCGCAACGGCGGCTTCATCCCCGGCATCCGCCCGGGCAAGAACACCGCGAACTACCTCGATTACGTGCTGACCCGCATCACCGTGCTGGGCGCAGCCTATATTACCATCGTCTGTGTTGTGCCCGAATACATCATGGCCGAAACGGGCATGGGCACGTTGTTCTTTGGCGGCACGAGCCTGCTGATCGTGGTCAACGTGACCGTGGACACGATCACGCAGATCCAGTCGCACCTGCTGGCGCACCAGTATGGCGACCTGATCAAGAAGGCCAAGCTGAAGGGACGCCTGCGCTGAGCAGCCTCGGCTGCTCGGAGAGGTGCAGAGAAGGGGGAATGCCGATGAATATCATCCTGCTGGGGCCGCCGGGAGCGGGCAAGGGCACACAGGCGCAGCGTCTGGTCGAACGCCATGGCATGAAGCAGCTTTCGACCGGCGACATGCTGCGCGCCGCGGTCAAGGCCGGCACGCCGGTGGGGCTGAAGGCCAAGGCCGTGATGGAAGCCGGCGAGCTGGTGTCCGACGAGATCGTCTCCGCGCTGATCGGCGACGAGCTGGACGCGATGCCGGCGGGCCAGGGCGCGATCTTCGACGGCTATCCGCGCACCGCGCCGCAGGCGGAATCGCTCGACGCCATCCTCGCCAGCCGCGGCCGCGCGCTGGATCACGTGATCGAGCTGGAAGTCAACGAGGATGCGCTGGTCGAGCGCATCACCGGCCGCTACACCTGCGCCACCTGCGGCAAGGGCTATCACGACACGTTCGAGCAACCCAAGGTTGCCGGCACCTGCGACAAGTGCGGCGGGCACGAGTTCAAGCGCCGTCCCGACGACAACGAGGAAACCGTCCGCACGCGCATGGCCGAATACCGCGCCAAGACCGCGCCGATCCTGCCGATCTACGAGGCGCGCGGCATCGTTTCGCGCGTGGACGGCATGGCCGAGATGGACGCGGTGACGGCCGCTATTGAGGCGATTCTCAAGAACGGATAAACAGCGCTGACGGGACTAGGCTGAGAGGCAAGCCAAGGGGGGCGCCTGTGCGGAATAAGGTTCTGGTAGGCGCCTTGCTGGCGGGCGCGATCACCATGCCCGCGTCGGCCGAAGTCACGGCGCAATCCGATGTCGGCTTCGTGGTCCGCGAAGTGGCCGACGTATCCGCCACGCCGGCCGAGACGTGGCGCGCGATGACCGCGCCCGGTGCCTGGTGGTCGTCGGCCCACACCTTTTCCGGCAGCGGTACCAACCTGTCGCTCAGCCCGACCGTCGGCGGCTGCTTCTGCGAGCGCTTCCCGCCGCCCAAGGGCACGCCGGCCACGCAGCCGGCGGGCGGCGTGCAGCACATGCGCGTGATCTACGTCGAGCCGAACCGCGTGCTGCGGCTGAGCGGCGCGCTCGGACCGCTCCAGTCCGAAGCGCTGACCGGTACGCTGACGATGGCCTTGCGCGCGACGGACACGGGCACGCACATCACCTGGGAATACGTTGTCGGCGGGTACATGCGCTACAAGGTCGACCAGATCGCGCCGGCGGTGGACCGGATGCTGGCGGAGCAGATCTCGCTGCTGGCCGCGCATATCGCCAAACCGGCCGCGCCCGTGCCCGCTGCGCCCAAACCTGGCAAGGCGACTCCCGCACAACCGGCGAAGGCTCCTTCCCCGGCCGCGCCTCCGGCCACCGCGCCGGGCGGGGACGAGGCGGCGAACGATGCCGCCAGGGCAGCTTTCGATGCCGCGCTCAAGAAGGCGCCCGCCAAGCGCCCGGGCGCGCAACCACGGCGTTGAACGCTTTTCGCGCGCGCTCTTTTGCCCGCGCGAAAAACGGCTAATCTCCCGGAAACAAAAGCGCGACTCGGAGTGTCCGGGGACAGGCGCGTCACGGGCCGCAGGCGTGTTCCGAAGCCAGGCGATCACGTCTGGCGCATGGGGAGAAGACCGTGGCCGTTTCCGATCATGTTGACCTGCCGACCTTCATGGAAGGCGTCAAGAAGCGCAACCCGTACCAGCCGGAGTTCGTCCAGGCGGTGCAGGAGGTTGCCGAGGACATTTTCGATTTCATCGCCGACAAGGAAGAATACCACGCGCAGCAGATCCTGCGCCGGATCGCCGAGCCGGACCGGGTGGTCTCGTTCCGCGTCTGCTGGGAAGACGACAACGGCAACATCCGCGTGCAGCGGGGCTGGCGCGTGCAGAACAACAACGCGATCGGCCCCTACAAGGGCGGCATCCGCTTCCATCCTTCCGTGACCGAATCCGTTCTGAAGTTCCTGGCCTTCGAGCAGACGTTCAAGAACGCCCTGACCGGTCTGCCGATGGGCGGCGGCAAGGGGGGATCGAACTTCAACCCCAAGGGCAAGAGCGTGCGCGAGATCATGCGCTTCTGCCAGAGCTTCATGA
The Novosphingobium sp. EMRT-2 genome window above contains:
- the secY gene encoding preprotein translocase subunit SecY, yielding MASRADNIASNLNLANFSKATELKKRIWFTIGALIVFRFLSFVPLPGVNPLILESLYDQTRGGILDIFNAFSGGSLQRMSLIALGVMPYITASIVVQLAASLHPALAALKKEGESGRKKLNQYTRYGAVFLTAVQGWFLASGLEAYGASSGLQAVVNPGYLFRVGAVVSLIGGTMFLLWLGEQITSRGIGNGVSLIIMAGIVAQMPKFISNLFEGGRTGSISPFVIAGVTVMILALVVMICFMERATRRLLIQYPKRATQRGMMNADRSHLPLKINTAGVIPPIFASSLLLLPLTITQFAGNALKPDSVMGKVVIALNQYLGHGKPLYMLLYALGIIFFSFFYTAVVFNPEETADNLKRNGGFIPGIRPGKNTANYLDYVLTRITVLGAAYITIVCVVPEYIMAETGMGTLFFGGTSLLIVVNVTVDTITQIQSHLLAHQYGDLIKKAKLKGRLR
- the rpsE gene encoding 30S ribosomal protein S5, which produces MADETNLEGAAVAVEAGAGAGEQREGRRGRGRGGDRGERGERGGRGRRDDRRGRGNNEEEGGEELIEKLVHINRVSKTVKGGKRFGFAALVVVGDGKGRVGFGHGKAREVPEAITKATASAKKKMVRVPLKEGRTLHHDGKGRFGAGKVNVRSAPAGTGIIAGGPMRAVFESLGVHDVVTKSVGTSNPYNMIRATFDALQDQTSPKSVAQRRGKKVADLLGRGGASAVEAEAAAEAIVE
- the rpsN gene encoding 30S ribosomal protein S14 is translated as MAKLSSINKNEKRKKLVQKYAAKYAALKAQADDEALDETERLIARLKMAELPRNANPTRVRNRCNTTGRPRGYYRKFGLCRVELRDLANKGLIPGVTKSSW
- the rpmD gene encoding 50S ribosomal protein L30 — protein: MAKIKIKQIGSPIRRPESQKKILVGLGLGKMHRVVEVEDTAEVRGALAKLPHMVAVVD
- the rplE gene encoding 50S ribosomal protein L5, translating into MADKYVPRLKTKYADEIAKAMQAKFGYKNALEIPKIEKITLNMGVGEASQDKKKVQTAAAEMELIAGQKPVITKAKKSIAQFKLREGMPIGCKVTLRRERMYEFLDRLVTIAMPRIRDFRGLNPKSFDGRGNYAMGLKEQIIFPEISYDQIEKVRGMDIIVTTTAKTDEEARELLRLFGFPFPQEAAEQQQAA
- a CDS encoding adenylate kinase; translation: MNIILLGPPGAGKGTQAQRLVERHGMKQLSTGDMLRAAVKAGTPVGLKAKAVMEAGELVSDEIVSALIGDELDAMPAGQGAIFDGYPRTAPQAESLDAILASRGRALDHVIELEVNEDALVERITGRYTCATCGKGYHDTFEQPKVAGTCDKCGGHEFKRRPDDNEETVRTRMAEYRAKTAPILPIYEARGIVSRVDGMAEMDAVTAAIEAILKNG
- the rplR gene encoding 50S ribosomal protein L18, whose amino-acid sequence is MAKLSLFDRRRRRVRTALKARSGGRPRLSVHRSGRHIYAQIIDDAAGRTLAAASTLVKGEKSIGANVDAAAKVGKEIAEKAKAAGITTVVFDRGGFLFHGRVKALADAAREGGLEF
- the rplF gene encoding 50S ribosomal protein L6, with product MSRIGKRPVTIPSGVTANIADGVLTVKGPKGTLTLSLRDEISYTVEGDAIIVKPANDTKQARAFWGMQRTLVDNLVTGVTQGYTKVLEITGVGYRANSQGKNLKLQLGYSHDVDFAVPEGIEIKTPDNTTVEISGIDKQKVGQVAAEIRRWRKPEPYKGKGIKYRGEYIFRKEGKKK
- the rpsH gene encoding 30S ribosomal protein S8, whose protein sequence is MALTDPLGDMLTRIRNGQQAKKDSVLSPASKLRAHVLEVLQREGYIRGFSEDNTGLHPQLRIELKYFEGQPAIKHVARVSKPGRRVYSGSKELPVVRNGLGITIVSTPKGVLSDAEARAANVGGEVLAEVF
- the rplO gene encoding 50S ribosomal protein L15, which encodes MTKLNDLRDNNGARKGRMRVGRGIGSGKGKTAGRGQKGAKARSGVSIAGFEGGQMPLHMRLPKRGFNNIFAKDYAEVNLGLIQKAIEAGKLDAGSVVDHAALKGAGLARGGKDGVRLLGKGEFSSKVSFKVAGVSKGAKEAVEKAGGSVEVIVKAAPAA
- a CDS encoding SRPBCC family protein, with product MRNKVLVGALLAGAITMPASAEVTAQSDVGFVVREVADVSATPAETWRAMTAPGAWWSSAHTFSGSGTNLSLSPTVGGCFCERFPPPKGTPATQPAGGVQHMRVIYVEPNRVLRLSGALGPLQSEALTGTLTMALRATDTGTHITWEYVVGGYMRYKVDQIAPAVDRMLAEQISLLAAHIAKPAAPVPAAPKPGKATPAQPAKAPSPAAPPATAPGGDEAANDAARAAFDAALKKAPAKRPGAQPRR